The nucleotide window GGTGGTTACTAGTCCACGGTAGGGAGGAAGAAGCTGAAGCCGTAGTTTCGGAGATAGAGAATAAGGTAAGGGACCAGACGGGCAAGGAGCTAGAAGAGCCGAGGAAGTACTTAGTAATTACACCGCGAGAGTCCATAGGTTTCGGAGACGTAGTGAACACAGTCTTTAAGAAGTACCCTACGAGGACGGTATTGGGCCTGTGGTTGATGGCCGGACAAGCGTTCTTATACAACGCCATATTCTTCACTTACTCACTGATACTGGGGAAGTTCTACGGTATCCCAGCAGACCAAATAGGGTTGTATATATTCCCGTTCGCTATAGGTAACTTCTTCGGCCCCCTGCTATTAGGCAGGCTATTCGATACCTTCGGCAGAAAAGCGATGATATCACTGACCTATATACTGTCCGGGGCACTACTTGCGGTCACTGGCTACCTCTTCTATCTGGGGGTACTTAGTGCGTTAACGCAAACCATCGCTTGGGTAGTAATATTCTTCTTTGCCTCTGCCGGTGCCAGCTCGGCTTACCTTACAGTGAGCGAGGTGTTCCCTCTGGAAATAAGGGCGATGGCGATAGCCGTGTTCTACGCCATAGGTACCGGGATCGGTGGGGTCATGGCACCCGCGATATTCGGAGCCCTAATAGGGTCAGGGTTAAGGATAAACTTGTTCTACGGGTACTTACTCGGGGCCGCACTGATGGCGGTAGCCGGCGTAGTGGAAGTCCTGTACGGTGTAAATGCGGAAAGGAAGAGCTTGGAAGAAATAGCTAAGCCTCTGACAGAAGTGGAGGAAATCAGGGAGTAAATAACAGACACGGAAAATAACCGCCTGCTTCCCTCTTCTCTTTTTCTCTTTTCTTTTTTATATCCTAACGGTTCGGCAACTCCTCATAATCGTTTTCAGCCCTAAGTATAAGCTCTTTTAAGGTCCTCACTACTTCAGGGAATCCCCCTTAAAACTCGGGGGTAAATCATGACCGATTAAATACTTTGATCTCTCGACTAAGCCCAATACGCTTGTCCCGCCTTCTGATGTCCTATAACGCTTAAGCCTATACGTGGACTACTACCGTTACCTAAGTCATGATCCATCGCAGTGATGCTACTCATTGTAGTGCCTCTAACCTTCTAAAAATTTATAAAGGTTAGCTCTAATGTAGTGTGACCTACTATGAGGAGGACAAAACTGGGCTATTCCTGTTATCCCTCTATTTTAAAAATACTTGTAGATATATTTGGTGGGAAGCCCTTGTTAGTGAAGGTAATACCGGTAATAGGCGCCTTAGCGGTAATTCTGGGTATTGTGTTTGCGGTTCCCTATTTCACTACGACACAAAACACTGCGAGTCACCCGCCGACAAGTGTAATACAGACTACCAGTCCCCTGAGCAGTATAACGACGAGTGCTTCACAAGTGAACAGTACGACCTCTCGAGCTACACAGACCGAGACTACCACCGTGACATACACGACTACACAGACCATTACGACTGAGACATACACGACTACACAGACCACGACTACCACAGAGACCACGACAGAGTCGACCGTTACTCAGACCACATCAGCTACCGCGTCAGGTGTACCGTT belongs to Stygiolobus caldivivus and includes:
- a CDS encoding MFS transporter; translation: MAESKKIHTNIPFRLDRLPWSPWHVLVVISLGITWILDGLEVTIVGVIGDVLESPKTLALSSFEVGFLGTAYLIGAVIGAIFFSYLTDRYGRKKLFMITLATYIGGTVASAFSWNFASIALFRTITGLGIGGEYSAINSAIDELIPARVRGHVDLAINGSWWVGTIVGSILSIYLLNPHIFPIDVGWRLAFFVGASLAFAVLLIRRYLPESPRWLLVHGREEEAEAVVSEIENKVRDQTGKELEEPRKYLVITPRESIGFGDVVNTVFKKYPTRTVLGLWLMAGQAFLYNAIFFTYSLILGKFYGIPADQIGLYIFPFAIGNFFGPLLLGRLFDTFGRKAMISLTYILSGALLAVTGYLFYLGVLSALTQTIAWVVIFFFASAGASSAYLTVSEVFPLEIRAMAIAVFYAIGTGIGGVMAPAIFGALIGSGLRINLFYGYLLGAALMAVAGVVEVLYGVNAERKSLEEIAKPLTEVEEIRE